The following are encoded together in the Acipenser ruthenus chromosome 24, fAciRut3.2 maternal haplotype, whole genome shotgun sequence genome:
- the LOC117429326 gene encoding hepatocyte nuclear factor 1-beta-like isoform X3: MWKAEQTNNKRKPLLAFTHESEDPWRAARMIKGYMQQHNIPQREVVDVTGLNQSHLSQHLNKGTPMKTQKRAALYTWYVRKQREILRQFNQDTQGSGSNMTDKVTQDQVLFFFPEFNQQGQGGVAQAGAGEEAGLEPASKKMRRNRFKWGPASQQILYQAYERQKNPSKEEREALVEECNRAECLQRGVSPSKAHGLGSNLVTEVRVYNWFANRRKEEAFRQKLAMDAYTVVPGHSMNPLLSHSSPHQAQSNSSPHSKMTGVRYSQQGASEVTSSTTISHHGNNAMATSQSVLQQVSPGGLDPSHSLLSPDSKMISVSGGGLPPVSTLTNIHSLSQTSHHGHQQTQNLIMTPLSGVMAIAQSLNTSQAQSVPVINSVTGSLAALQPVQFPQQLHSPHQQSLMQQSTSHMGQQPFMATVTQLQNSHMYSHKQEPPQYSHSSRFPSAMVVTDTSSIMPSSKQDATVNKMMQLGGLSWCPLQAW, encoded by the exons ATGTGGAAGGCAGAACAAACTAACAACAAACGAAAGCCTCTTTTAGCTTTTACGCATGAGAG TGAGGACCCATGGCGCGCGGCGCGGATGATCAAGGGGTACATGCAGCAACACAACATCCCTCAAAGAGAAGTGGTGGATGTGACGGGGCTCAACCAATCGCACCTCTCCCAGCACCTCAACAAGGGCACGCCGATGAAGACTCAGAAACGAGCCGCGCTCTACACCTGGTACGTGAGGAAACAGCGAGAGATACTCAGAC aattcaACCAGGATACACAGGGTTCTGGCAGCAATATGACAGACAAAGTGACTCAGGATCAGGTCCTGTTTTTCTTTCCAGAGTTTAATCAGCAAGGTCAGGGGGGTGTGGCACAAGCCGGAGCCGGGGAGGAGGCCGGACTCGAACCTGCCAGCAAGAAGATGCGTCGCAACCGCTTCAAATGGGGGCCGGCGTCCCAACAAATCCTCTACCAGGCCTACGAGAGGCAGAAGAACCCCAGCAAGGAGGAGCGAGAGGCCTTGGTGGAGGAGTGTAACAG AGCGGAGTGTCTGCAGCGAGGCGTGTCCCCTTCGAAGGCACACGGACTGGGATCGAACCTGGTCACCGAGGTCCGGGTCTACAactggtttgcaaacagaaggaAAGAAGAAGCCTTCCGGCAGAAGCTGGCCATGGACGCGTACACCGTGGTGCCAGGGCACAGCATGAACCCCCTGCTGTCACACAGCTCCCCACACCAAGCCCAGTCCAACTCCTCCCCACACAGCAAGATGACAG gagTCAGGTACAGCCAGCAGGGAGCTAGCGAGGTCACTTCCTCGACGACCATCAGTCACCACGGCAACAACGCCATGGCAACCAGCCAGTCAGTTTTACAGCAGGTGTCACCGGGAGGCCTGGACCCAAGCCACAGCCTACTGTCACCTGACTCCAAGATG ATCTCAGTCTCAGGTGGAGGGCTTCCCCCAGTCAGCACTCTGACAAACATCCACAGCCTATCCCAGACTTCTCACCACGGGCACCAGCAGACCCAGAACCTCATCATGACCCCCCTGTCCGGAGTCATGGCCATCGCACAGA GTTTGAACACGTCCCAGGCGCAGAGCGTCCCAGTTATCAACAGCGTGACTGGCAGCTTAGCAGCCCTGCAGCCAGTCCAGTTCCCTCAGCAACTGCACAGTCCCCACCAGCAGAGTTTAATGCAACAGTCTACCAGTCACATGGGCCAGCAGCCTTTCATGGCCACAGTCACCCAGCTGCAGAATTCTCACA TGTACTCACACAAGCAGGAGCCCCCCCAGTACTCCCACTCCTCCCGCTTCCCCTCCGCCATGGTCGTCACGGACACCAGCAGCATCATGCCCTCCAGTAAACAG GATGCCACTGTAAACAAGATGATGCAACTCGGGGGGCTGTCCTGg TGTCCCTTGCAAGCTTGGTGA